Proteins encoded by one window of Lates calcarifer isolate ASB-BC8 linkage group LG5, TLL_Latcal_v3, whole genome shotgun sequence:
- the zdhhc5a gene encoding palmitoyltransferase ZDHHC5-A, translating to MPGGSSKSGGRGPSSSPLPHAVVPPSRPLRPSRYVPVSAATFFLVGSTTLFFCFTCPWLSERFSVAVPIYNGVIFLFVLANFCMATFMDPGIFPRAEEDEDKEDDFRAPLYKTVEIRGIQVRMKWCSTCRFYRPPRCSHCSVCDNCVEDFDHHCPWVNNCIGRRNYRYFFLFLLSLTAHIMAVFGFGLLFILYHRQNIDRLHAIVTLAVMCVAGLFFIPVAGLTGFHIVLVARGRTTNEQVTGKFRGGVNPFTNGCWKNVSHVLCSSQAPRYLGRKKCVQSVCVQPPFLRPQLTEAQLAAKILDNGIQGDLHRSRSSLEMMESQSCDAEPPPPPKPELRYPGITRGNTEECSLLNKAPPTPTMYKYRPTYSPGKNHTALTHAYANQLSRGESVGSARDSSSSTSSLLQASQQPGFRSQPSLDRRDTSSDRVGGGGGGERREGGREAGGGGIPGYSLGGRSYPSFSDPAVMSGVASRSSSSTHTSAGAAHISEATTTSASFKSLANQTTPSHHASRNGSLSYDSLLAGGDDFDKGVTAGSTAPEVSSGRPCTPAAGGYTSPFLSSQQRDAEMHSQSSQSPHHHHRSSHHHHHHHPFLHRSSSSTSSSPPPPPERERLLVEPHPGSHAPPTNQAPAPASSSSAPTPPHHHHHHHHHHSHHHHHHHSSSSSSTSRPPRFAAPHAPLHHAYPYRTRSTDTPLGTSSTSTTHPPRSPHPPPLGKSLSYSSAAAAEMQYRLVRKASASAGANAAGVGGGGGSGGMGGGGIQAPKDELIQMKPLSRTNGGHPFSSSCSAPSSPSHPVSVSARPGVAYPSSALTQSPAHKPQGGGVKKVTGVGGTTYEISV from the exons ATGCCAGGTGGCAGCAGTAAGAGCGGAGGGCGGGGTCCATCCTCGTCACCCCTCCCCCACGCCGTGGTCCCGCCCAGCAGACCCCTGCGACCCTCCCGCTACGTCCCTGTGTCTGCAGCCACTTTCTTCCTCGTTGGTTCCACCACACTGTTCTTCTGCTTTAC GTGTCCGTGGCTTTCAGAGCGTTTCTCGGTAGCTGTGCCCATCTACAATGGAgtcattttcctgtttgttttggctAACTTCTGTATGGCCACATTCATGGACCCTGGCATCTTCCCAAGGG CCGAGGAGGACGAGGACAAAGAGGACGATTTCCGTGCCCCCCTCTACAAGACGGTGGAGATCAGAGGGATCCAGGTCAGGATGAAGTGGTGTTCAACCTGCCGCTTCTACAGACCACCGCGGTGCTCCCACTGCTCCGTCTGTGACAACTGTGTGGAG GACTTTGACCACCACTGTCCGTGGGTGAACAACTGCATTGGCAGGAGGAACTACCGCtacttctttctcttcctgctgtctctgaCTGCTCACATCATGGCCGTGTTTGGGTTTGGCCTTCTCTTCATCCTCTACCATCGGCAGAACATTGACCGCCTGCACGCCATTGTCAC GCTAGCTGTAATGTGTGTTGCGGGTCTGTTCTTCATCCCTGTTGCTGGCCTCACTGGTTTCCACATAGTGCTTGTGGCCAGAGGCAGGACCACCAATGAACAG GTAACAGGGAAGTTCAGAGGAGGTGTTAACCCTTTCACCAATGGCTGTTGGAAGAATGTCTCTCACGTCCTCTGCAGTTCACAGGCACCCAG GTACCTGGGCAGGAAGAAgtgtgtgcagagtgtgtgtgtgcaacctCCTTTTCTGCGGCCACAGCTGACAGAGGCCCAGCTGGCTGCAAAGATCCTGGACAACGGCATACAGGGAGACCTGCATCGA tCCAGGTCCAGTCTGGAGATGATGGAGAGTCAGTCATGTGACGctgagcctcctcctccacctaaACCAGAGCTCCGTTACCCTGGAATCACCCGAGGAAACACGGAGG AGTGCAGTCTACTGAACAAagcccctcccacccccaccatGTACAAATACAGGCCCACCTACAGCCCTGGCAAGAACCACACAGCGCTTACACATGCTTACGCCAACCAG TTAAGTCGAGGGGAGAGTGTTGGCAGTGCCAgggactcctcctcctccacctcctccctcctccaggcCAGCCAGCAGCCTGGTTTCCGCTCTCAGCCCAGCCTGGACCGGAGGGACACTTCGTCTGACAGagtgggagggggaggaggtggggagaggagggagggaggacgagAGGCGGGAGGAGGGGGCATCCCTGGCTACTCCCTCGGCGGGCGCTCATACCCCTCCTTCTCCGACCCTGCCGTCATGTCAGGAGTGGCGTCGCGATCTTCCAGCTCCACGCACACCTCAGCGGGCGCCGCCCACATCTCTGAGGCGACCACCACCTCAGCCAGCTTCAAGAGCTTAGCCAATCAGACAACCCCTTCTCACCATGCATCTCGCAATGGGAGCCTGTCATATGACAGCTTACTGGCTGGTGGTGATGATTTCGACAAGGGGGTGACAGCAGGTTCAACAGCCCCTGAGGTCTCCTCTGGGAGACCCTGCACACCAGCGGCAGGCGGCTACACCTCCCCCTTCCTGTCTTCACAACAGAGAGATGCTGAGATGCACTCCCAGTCCTCCCAGTccccccatcaccaccaccgctcctcccaccaccaccaccaccaccaccccttcCTTCACCGCTCATCctcttccacttcctcctccccaCCACCTCCCCCAGAGAGGGAGCGTCTGCTGGTCGAGCCCCACCCTGGTAGTCATGCCCCTCCCACCAATCAGGCCCCTGCTCCcgcatcctcctcctcagccccgACTCCCccacaccatcaccatcaccaccaccaccaccactcccaccatcaccaccaccaccactcctcatcctcctcttccacctcccGCCCCCCCCGTTTCGCCGCCCCCCACGCACCTCTCCACCACGCCTATCCCTACCGCACCCGCTCCACTGACACCCCCCTCGGCACCTCGTCCACCTCCACGACCCACCCTCCTCGCTCCCcgcaccccccacccctggGCAAGTCGCTCTCATACTCGAGCGCTGCCGCCGCCGAAATGCAATACCGGCTGGTCCGAAAGGCATCTGCTTCAGCCGGAGCGAACGCAGCCggggtaggaggaggaggaggaagtggagggatgggaggaggaggaatacaAGCACCGAA GGATGAGCTGATCCAGATGAAACCTCTGAGTCGGACCAACGGTGGCcatcccttctcctcctcctgctctgccccttcctctccctctcacccaGTCAGTGTGTCCGCCCGGCCCGGAGTGGCCTACCCCAGCTCGGCATTGACGCAGAGCCCTGCCCACAAGCCCCAGGGCGGCGGGGTGAAGAAGGTGACGGGCGTTGGGGGCACTACATATGAGATTTCTGTCTGA